In the Dyella humicola genome, GCGGAATCGGCGTGACGTCGATGATGTTGAGGACCTTGTAGCCCAGAGCGTTCAGCGAACGCACGGCCGACTCGCGGCCCGGGCCGGGGCCCTTGATGCGGACTTCCACGGTCTTCACGCCGTAGTCGCCTGCAGCGCGGCCAGCCTTTTCGGCGGCAACCTGCGCAGCAAACGGGGTCGACTTGCGTGAGCCGCGGAAACCCGCGCCGCCCGCTGTCGCCCACGACAGGGCGTTGCCCTGGCGATCGGTGATCGTGACGATGGTGTTGTTGAAGGAGGCTTGCACGTGGGCCACGGCATCCGTGACAACGCGCTTGATCTTCTTCTTGGTCTTGACCGGCTTAGCCATATTCGGGATCCGTTACTTCTTGATCGCGCGACGAGGACCCTTGCGGGTACGTGCGTTGGTACGCGTGCGCTGGCCGCGCACCGGCAAACCACGACGATGGCGCAGGCCGCGGTAGCAACCCAGATCCATCAGACGCTTAATGGCGATACCCACTTCGCGACGAAGATCGCCTTCGACGACATACTTGCCGATTTCGTGACGAAGCTTCTCGACTTCGCCCTCACTCAGGGACTTGATCTGCGTGGTGGGAACCACGCCCGCGTCCACACAGACCTTCTTGGCCCGGCTGCGGCCGATCCCATAAATGCTTTGCAGGCCAACCCAGACATGCTTCTGGACCGGCAAATTGACACCCGCGATGCGCGCCATGATGTACTTTCTCCGATGCGTTTCGTGCGCGGTAAACGCGCAATTCTAACCTTAATTAACCCAACAGGAAAGCCCTGCGGCACCCAGGTGCCGCCACTCTCCGATCCGGACCAAGCTCTACCACCCCAGCAGCCATCAGTTGCGGCGGAGATTGGCCTTCTTGAGCAGACTTTCGTACTGGTGACTGACCAAGTGCGCCTGCACCTGAGCAGTAAAATCCATCACCACAACCACCACGATCAGCAGAGAGGTGCCGCCGAAGTAGAACGGGACGTGCCAAGCTTTTTGCATGAACGATGGAACCAGACAGACCAGCACCAGGTACAACGCGCCGACACCAGTGAGACGGGTCATGACGTTATCGATGTAGTCCGCCGTAGAGCGGCCCGGGCGGATGCCCGGAATCAGAGCGCCGGAGCGCTTGAGATTGTCTGCCGTCTCCTGGGAGTTGAACACAATCGCCGTGTAGAAGAAGGCGAAAGTGATC is a window encoding:
- the rpsK gene encoding 30S ribosomal protein S11, which translates into the protein MAKPVKTKKKIKRVVTDAVAHVQASFNNTIVTITDRQGNALSWATAGGAGFRGSRKSTPFAAQVAAEKAGRAAGDYGVKTVEVRIKGPGPGRESAVRSLNALGYKVLNIIDVTPIPHNGCRPPKKRRV
- the rpsM gene encoding 30S ribosomal protein S13 yields the protein MARIAGVNLPVQKHVWVGLQSIYGIGRSRAKKVCVDAGVVPTTQIKSLSEGEVEKLRHEIGKYVVEGDLRREVGIAIKRLMDLGCYRGLRHRRGLPVRGQRTRTNARTRKGPRRAIKK